Proteins from one Sarcophilus harrisii chromosome 2, mSarHar1.11, whole genome shotgun sequence genomic window:
- the C2H20orf144 gene encoding uncharacterized protein C20orf144 homolog, which yields MGNYNSHKKTKVPKKKLKKKPPDKEKAKKKPFFGRSKSPKIVLLLPLNKRNQLAETTVPLRSQWAGRPQDEAGAAPADCSLKGAGDGTGPRADSRAREMKKILVFLLLLDARLQDEWWKADSGSKSAQAWQHLHSRLLAENEAEDQPQPQKRWHQARCQN from the exons ATGGGTAACTACAACTCTCACAAGAAAACCAAGGTTCCCAAGAAGAAACTAAAGAAGAAACCTCCAGACAAGGAGAAGGCCAAGAAGAAGCCCTTCTTTGGCCGCTCGAAGAGT CCCAAGATTGTGCTGCTCCTGCCCTTGAACAAGAGGAACCAGCTGGCAGAGACCACCGTGCCCCTTAGATCCCAGTGGGCCGGAAGACCCCAGGATGAGGCCGGAGCAGCACCCGCAGACTGCTCGCTGAAAGGCGCAGGCGATGGGACAGGCCCCCGGGCGGACTCTCGGGCGCGGGAGATGAAGAAGATTTTGGTCTTCCTGCTCCTGCTGGATGCCCGTCTGCAGGATGAATGGTGGAAAGCGGACAGCGGTTCCAAGAGTGCCCAGGCCTGGCAGCACCTCCACAGCCGGCTGCTAGCTGAGAACGAGGCTGAGGACCAGCCGCAACCGCAGAAGCGCTGGCACCAGGCCCGCTGCCAGAACTGA
- the E2F1 gene encoding transcription factor E2F1 isoform X1, producing MALDGSGGGGGGTCVAELEALLGAGGLQLLEQQIVIISTQDEGPLSAAAVPVTAEGPREAELLLFATPQAPRPGASGPRPALGRPPVKRKLDLETDHQYIAEGSQPTRARPRPPGKAGVKSPGEKSRYETSLNLTTKRFLELLNQSTDGVVDLNWAAEVLKVQKRRIYDITNVLEGIQLITKKSKNHIQWLGNHSVAVNTSKQQMLAKDLHHLQEAERQLDDLIQMCTVQLKLLTEDADNQHLAYVTCQDLRSIADPAEQMVMVIKAPPETQLQAADPAEAFQISLKSSRGPIDVFLCPEESSDVCSPVKSPFKATPEETGLSLEPTLPPQPPPPPPSPLTASIQDGNLPLLTSEQEHLLSRASPASLRASTEDGRLSPLVSVDSLLDQVKEDFSSLLPDEFISLSPPQGQDYHFGLEEGEGIRELFDCDFGDFTPLDF from the exons ATGGCCCTGgacggcagcggcggcggcggcggcggcacgTGCGTGGCGGAGCTGGAGGCCCTGCTGGGGGCTGGGGGGCTGCAGCTGCTGGAGCAGCAGATCGTCATCATCTCCACCCAGGACGAAGGCCCGCTCAGCGCTGCCGCCGTCCCGGTCACCGCAGAGGGGCCCCGAGAGGCCGAGTTGCTGCTGTTCGCAACGCCCCAGGCGCCCCGGCCGGGAGCCAGCGGCCCCAGGCCTGCCCTGGGCCGGCCTCCG GTGAAAAGGAAACTGGACTTGGAAACAGACCATCAGTACATAGCTGAAGGCAGTCAGCCAACCCGGGCCAGGCCCAGACCCCCTGGCAAAG CAGGTGTGAAGTCCCCAGGGGAGAAGTCTCGCTACGAGACCTCACTGAACCTGACTACCAAACGCTTCCTGGAGTTACTGAACCAGTCTACGGATGGCGTGGTGGACCTGAACTGGGCAGCCGAGGTGCTGAAGGTGCAGAAGAGGCGCATCTATGACATCACCAACGTGCTCGAGGGCATCCAGCTCATCACCAAGAAGTCCAAGAACCACATCCAGTGGCT TGGGAATCATTCTGTAGCCGTCAACACCAGCAAGCAGCAGATGCTAGCTAAGGACTTGCATCATCTCCAGGAGGCTGAGAGGCAGCTGGATGACTTGATCCAGATGTGCACCGTTCAGCTCAAACTGCTCACTGAAGATGCCGACAATCAGCA CTTAGCCTATGTGACCTGCCAAGACCTACGAAGTATAGCAGACCCTGCAGAGCAGATGGTGATGGTGATTAAGGCCCCACCTGAGACACAGCTACAAGCAGCAGACCCTGCAGAG GCATTCCAGATCTCCCTGAAAAGCAGCCGAGGTCCCATCGACGTGTTTCTGTGCCCTGAGGAAAGCTCGGATGTGTGCAGTCCAGTGAAGAGTCCCTTTAAAGCAACTCCTGAGGAGACTGGCCTCAGTCTGGAGCCCACCCTTCCCCCCCAGCCGCCGCCACCACCTCCAAGCCCCCTCACAGCTTCCATACAGGATGGCAACTTGCCCCTGCTCACCAGCGAGCAAG AACACCTCCTGTCCAGGGCAAGCCCGGCATCCCTCAGAGCCTCAACAGAAGATGGACGCTTGTCTCCACTAGTGTCTGTGGACAGCCTCCTGGACCAAGTGAAGGAGGATTTCTCCAGCCTTCTGCCAGATGAGTTCATCAGCCTCTCCCCTCCTCAGGGCCAGGACTATCACTTTGGCCTGGAGGAAGGAGAGGGCATTAGGGAACTCTTTGACTGTGACTTTGGGGACTTCACCCCCCTAGATTTCTGA
- the E2F1 gene encoding transcription factor E2F1 isoform X2, with protein MALDGSGGGGGGTCVAELEALLGAGGLQLLEQQIVIISTQDEGPLSAAAVPVTAEGPREAELLLFATPQAPRPGASGPRPALGRPPVKRKLDLETDHQYIAEGSQPTRARPRPPGKGVKSPGEKSRYETSLNLTTKRFLELLNQSTDGVVDLNWAAEVLKVQKRRIYDITNVLEGIQLITKKSKNHIQWLGNHSVAVNTSKQQMLAKDLHHLQEAERQLDDLIQMCTVQLKLLTEDADNQHLAYVTCQDLRSIADPAEQMVMVIKAPPETQLQAADPAEAFQISLKSSRGPIDVFLCPEESSDVCSPVKSPFKATPEETGLSLEPTLPPQPPPPPPSPLTASIQDGNLPLLTSEQEHLLSRASPASLRASTEDGRLSPLVSVDSLLDQVKEDFSSLLPDEFISLSPPQGQDYHFGLEEGEGIRELFDCDFGDFTPLDF; from the exons ATGGCCCTGgacggcagcggcggcggcggcggcggcacgTGCGTGGCGGAGCTGGAGGCCCTGCTGGGGGCTGGGGGGCTGCAGCTGCTGGAGCAGCAGATCGTCATCATCTCCACCCAGGACGAAGGCCCGCTCAGCGCTGCCGCCGTCCCGGTCACCGCAGAGGGGCCCCGAGAGGCCGAGTTGCTGCTGTTCGCAACGCCCCAGGCGCCCCGGCCGGGAGCCAGCGGCCCCAGGCCTGCCCTGGGCCGGCCTCCG GTGAAAAGGAAACTGGACTTGGAAACAGACCATCAGTACATAGCTGAAGGCAGTCAGCCAACCCGGGCCAGGCCCAGACCCCCTGGCAAAG GTGTGAAGTCCCCAGGGGAGAAGTCTCGCTACGAGACCTCACTGAACCTGACTACCAAACGCTTCCTGGAGTTACTGAACCAGTCTACGGATGGCGTGGTGGACCTGAACTGGGCAGCCGAGGTGCTGAAGGTGCAGAAGAGGCGCATCTATGACATCACCAACGTGCTCGAGGGCATCCAGCTCATCACCAAGAAGTCCAAGAACCACATCCAGTGGCT TGGGAATCATTCTGTAGCCGTCAACACCAGCAAGCAGCAGATGCTAGCTAAGGACTTGCATCATCTCCAGGAGGCTGAGAGGCAGCTGGATGACTTGATCCAGATGTGCACCGTTCAGCTCAAACTGCTCACTGAAGATGCCGACAATCAGCA CTTAGCCTATGTGACCTGCCAAGACCTACGAAGTATAGCAGACCCTGCAGAGCAGATGGTGATGGTGATTAAGGCCCCACCTGAGACACAGCTACAAGCAGCAGACCCTGCAGAG GCATTCCAGATCTCCCTGAAAAGCAGCCGAGGTCCCATCGACGTGTTTCTGTGCCCTGAGGAAAGCTCGGATGTGTGCAGTCCAGTGAAGAGTCCCTTTAAAGCAACTCCTGAGGAGACTGGCCTCAGTCTGGAGCCCACCCTTCCCCCCCAGCCGCCGCCACCACCTCCAAGCCCCCTCACAGCTTCCATACAGGATGGCAACTTGCCCCTGCTCACCAGCGAGCAAG AACACCTCCTGTCCAGGGCAAGCCCGGCATCCCTCAGAGCCTCAACAGAAGATGGACGCTTGTCTCCACTAGTGTCTGTGGACAGCCTCCTGGACCAAGTGAAGGAGGATTTCTCCAGCCTTCTGCCAGATGAGTTCATCAGCCTCTCCCCTCCTCAGGGCCAGGACTATCACTTTGGCCTGGAGGAAGGAGAGGGCATTAGGGAACTCTTTGACTGTGACTTTGGGGACTTCACCCCCCTAGATTTCTGA
- the E2F1 gene encoding transcription factor E2F1 isoform X3: MVKRKLDLETDHQYIAEGSQPTRARPRPPGKAGVKSPGEKSRYETSLNLTTKRFLELLNQSTDGVVDLNWAAEVLKVQKRRIYDITNVLEGIQLITKKSKNHIQWLGNHSVAVNTSKQQMLAKDLHHLQEAERQLDDLIQMCTVQLKLLTEDADNQHLAYVTCQDLRSIADPAEQMVMVIKAPPETQLQAADPAEAFQISLKSSRGPIDVFLCPEESSDVCSPVKSPFKATPEETGLSLEPTLPPQPPPPPPSPLTASIQDGNLPLLTSEQEHLLSRASPASLRASTEDGRLSPLVSVDSLLDQVKEDFSSLLPDEFISLSPPQGQDYHFGLEEGEGIRELFDCDFGDFTPLDF, translated from the exons ATG GTGAAAAGGAAACTGGACTTGGAAACAGACCATCAGTACATAGCTGAAGGCAGTCAGCCAACCCGGGCCAGGCCCAGACCCCCTGGCAAAG CAGGTGTGAAGTCCCCAGGGGAGAAGTCTCGCTACGAGACCTCACTGAACCTGACTACCAAACGCTTCCTGGAGTTACTGAACCAGTCTACGGATGGCGTGGTGGACCTGAACTGGGCAGCCGAGGTGCTGAAGGTGCAGAAGAGGCGCATCTATGACATCACCAACGTGCTCGAGGGCATCCAGCTCATCACCAAGAAGTCCAAGAACCACATCCAGTGGCT TGGGAATCATTCTGTAGCCGTCAACACCAGCAAGCAGCAGATGCTAGCTAAGGACTTGCATCATCTCCAGGAGGCTGAGAGGCAGCTGGATGACTTGATCCAGATGTGCACCGTTCAGCTCAAACTGCTCACTGAAGATGCCGACAATCAGCA CTTAGCCTATGTGACCTGCCAAGACCTACGAAGTATAGCAGACCCTGCAGAGCAGATGGTGATGGTGATTAAGGCCCCACCTGAGACACAGCTACAAGCAGCAGACCCTGCAGAG GCATTCCAGATCTCCCTGAAAAGCAGCCGAGGTCCCATCGACGTGTTTCTGTGCCCTGAGGAAAGCTCGGATGTGTGCAGTCCAGTGAAGAGTCCCTTTAAAGCAACTCCTGAGGAGACTGGCCTCAGTCTGGAGCCCACCCTTCCCCCCCAGCCGCCGCCACCACCTCCAAGCCCCCTCACAGCTTCCATACAGGATGGCAACTTGCCCCTGCTCACCAGCGAGCAAG AACACCTCCTGTCCAGGGCAAGCCCGGCATCCCTCAGAGCCTCAACAGAAGATGGACGCTTGTCTCCACTAGTGTCTGTGGACAGCCTCCTGGACCAAGTGAAGGAGGATTTCTCCAGCCTTCTGCCAGATGAGTTCATCAGCCTCTCCCCTCCTCAGGGCCAGGACTATCACTTTGGCCTGGAGGAAGGAGAGGGCATTAGGGAACTCTTTGACTGTGACTTTGGGGACTTCACCCCCCTAGATTTCTGA